Part of the Pseudodesulfovibrio hydrargyri genome is shown below.
TTCGGACTTGGTGTACGCGGCCTTGGCCGAAGCCAGCACGTCGCGGGACTGGGCCACCTGGCTGCGGGCCGAGGCCAGCGCCTGGCGGGAACGCTCCAGCCGGGTGTTGGATGCGCGGCTGTCCAGAACCACCAGTTTGTCGCCCTTGGCCACGCGGTCGCCGGGCCGGACCAGGACGTCCAGCACCCTCCCCGTGACCTGCGCCTCCACCCGGATGTCAGTCTTGGCCTGGACCGTGCCCACCGCGTCGAACAGGCGCGGCAAGACCGTGCGCTCGGCCACGGCCGTGGCCCCGGGCTCGTACCCGGCCCCCTTGCTCACGGTCGCAGGGGGCTCCTGCCCGCAACCGGCCAGCACCGCCGAGAACAAGACAATTGACAATATGTTCAGGATTCTTTTTCGCATGACCCGGTATATAACACACAATCCCCGACTCACGCCACGGACAAGATCATGCCTTTGATCCGGATTTCCTTCGGAATGCCGACAACCGCCGAGAGGCAATCCGCTTCTGAAACCGCCTCATCCCGCATTGCATATACAATATCTATACAATTTATAACACTGTTCCATATCAGCTTAAGAATCTGTTAACCCTTTCCTGCTGTTGCAGCGGTTGTATTAAAAAAAGCTAACCGTTCTTTTTCTTTGCACATTGTATGGACTTCCCATTTCAGGAGTGTTTGTTGTGAAACCGATACGCATCATGTCGCTGTTGTTTCTGGCCGTCTTCCTCGTGGGATGCGGCCCCACCGCCAAATGCCCCCCCAGGCCCGAGGCCACGGCCCAAGTGGCCCCCGCCACCCCCCTGCCGTTCCGGGTCGGCAGGCTGACTTACCTTCCCGCCCCCGACGGAGAGCGGATGGAAGACAAAATGATCTTCGAACCCCAGTACCTGAACGATCTCATGAAGATCACAAAAGAGGCGCTGTACGCCCCGGAATTCAACAACTCCCGGTCCGACGCCGTGGTCAACGTGGAGATCAAGGCCAAGGCCATGCTCCTCGGCACATACAGTGCGTGGGCCCCAAGCCCTTCCCTGTTCGCGGCGCAGTACACGGTAACCGACGTCGCCACAGGGCGGACCCTCCTGCAAAAGGACTATGAAAGCGAACAGGATTTTATCTTTGAAAGAACGACCTGTACGCATCCGGCCAATCCGATCCGGGCGTACCAGACCGCCGTGAACCTCGTCACCGAGCAGTTCATGCACGACCTGGCCGGGCTCACCCCTACGCCTCTGAAGGACGGCGCATCGGCCCGCATACATGGCTCTCTCCTGTCCGTGTCCACGGAGGTCCCGCTCACCAAGGACAATATCCACTGGATATTCAACCACGCCAAGGAGCGCGCCTCCGGCAAGGAGTCATATACTCTGAACTTCATGGCCCGTCTGATGTCGGAACTGCCGACCAAGGTCAGTCGCGACATCGCAGCCGGGCACTTGTTCGATCACGACCCGACGACCGTTTACACCATAAAGATCGTCGTACCTGAAATAGCCGCCAACCGTGGAGGCTGGTTTTCCAAAGAGAGAAACCGGTTCGCTGCGGATGCGGTGATATCCAAAAGCGAAAAGGAGATTGGCAGCGTTGAACTCGACCTGGACGATTACGACGAATTTGAGTCGTTCGAGAACATCCTGTCACTCTATTCCGCCAAGATAACGAAATACCTCAGTGAAATGAACGGAGAGGAGGCCAAATGAAAACCACTCTTGCCCTAGTGATCGGCATTGTTCTTCTGGCAACGGCTGGTTGTGCCCCGCATCGCCTGGCCGGAAACGACGTCCTGCCGCTGACGGAAGAAGCCCAGCTGCAGTATCCGCCCAGTTCCGGGCATATTGACATGACCCTCGCTGCGGGGCAGCGCCGGTTCCAGTTCAACACACAACAATACTCATTGGATTACACTGTCCGACCGGAAGGGGATGTCCTGCATTGGCAGTTCATTGCTACGGCCAAGATCTACGGCATCGAAAACAACAAGAGGGCCGAGCCCAAGACATTGGATGATGTGCTCAAGCTCTACAATCTGAAGGATTCCCATGGTAAACTGAAGGTTGAGATCGAAACCGACCTGTTGGGCAACCCCTTGTGGGACGCCCAGGCAGAGGAGGAAAGCGACCCGGATGCGGAATTGAACGACGCCTTCTGGCAGGCCTATTACCGCAAGGTCTTTTCCATGCTCATTCTTCCTTTTTCCGCGTCCAACGCCGCTACCGGGGCCGTCATCTCCCATGGTCACCCCATGGTGCCGGTGAAATACGCACCGCATTTCGGGGACACCGAGATCGTTCTTTCAGGGCAAAAGACGCTCAAAGGCCACGAATGCCTCGTGTTTGAATACAAGGCGACGAGCAAGCAGTACAAAAACAGGTACAGGCAAAAGGTCATCGACTCCGTGGACGCCGCTTTGATCGTGGACAAGGAAACCAAAGTGCTCCGCGAAGCAAAGAGCGTCTACAGAGCCAAAAACATCACCTATTATCTGAAGGCGGCATACTCCGATCCCGCACCGGATGCGGCGGACGCGCAATAGCGCGACGCGGCTTTGGCCCGGACGGACACGGTCAACCGTGTCCGTCTTTTTTTGGGCGTAAAAAAAGTGCGCTGACCGGTTTACCCGGCGGTCCCTGGCTCTCTGCCTCGGGGGTCCATGCGCACACTATGCTTTGCGGGGGCGCGACTCGATTCGCTGGTATATGGTCTGCTGTGGTTTAACGGGTGGAATCCTCCGTTCGGGTTGCCGTCGTATATGTCATGGGCCGATCCCTTTCGGGCCTTTCCCTTATGGCCATCTTTGGCACTATAGAAGTAAGCATTCGGGCGGAGATGTCCAGAGGGCGGGACACAAAATCGAACATTGCGGGGACGGTTCCCGGCAGGGAACCGGGGCACCGCGCCGTGCCTTCTTGCAACGCGGGCGGCAGGTGGTATGGTCGGATGAAAACAAGGATAGTAACCAGGAGACCTATCGTGATGATCACCATCGATGCCCAAAAATGCGTCAGGGACGGATTCTGCGTCCAGGCCTGCCCCGCCAACCTTATCAGGATGGACGGCGGGTCCGTGCCCGAGGAAATCGACGGGGCCGCCGACCGCTGTATCCGTTGCGGCCACTGTGTGGCCGTGTGCCCCACCAATGCTCTGGACAACGCGCTGACGCCCGCCGGGGACTATTTCCCGACGCCCGAAAAGCGGCCCGACGCCGAGGCCATGGAGAACCTGCTCGTTTCCCGACGCTCGGCGCGTTCATTCCGCAAGAAACCGGTCTCGCGCGAGCAGTTGGAACGGCTGCTGGAAACGGCCCGCCGCTCGCCCACGGCGTCCAATTCCCAGAAGCTGTCCTGGACCATGATCCAGGACGCGCAGCGGCTGGACCGCGTCCGGGAACTGTCGCTTGAGTGGATGGGCGGCGACCCGGCGCGCTCGCACTACGTGGAGTCCGCCCGGCAGGGGCGGGACGTGATCCTGCGCAACGCCACGGCCCTGGCCGTGGTCCACGGGCCCGCGGACTACGCCTGGACCGCCATCGACGGGACCATCGCCCTGACCTACATGGAGCTGCTGGCCGCGACCATGGGGTTGGGCACCTGCTGGGCCGGGCTGGTGACCGCCGCGAGCAAGGCGGTTCCCGACCTGCTCCCGGTGCTCGGCGTGCCCGAGGGGAGCCAGGTCGGCGGCGCGATCATGCTCGGGCATCCCCGGCTGAAGCACCTTCTCATTCCGCCCCGGAACGCGGCGCGGGTCACCTGGCTGTAAGATAAAGAATGGAGTGGCCCTCCTCCGGGAGGGTCACTTGACCTGTTTGACCACGGCCCCGGCCTCGCGGTCCGGGGTCAGCTCATAGATGCGGTCGGCCGACCCGGCGAAGAGGTCCAGCGGATGGTGGCTGATGACCAGGAGCTGGAGTTCCAGGCGGGCGGCGATCTCCTGGATGAGCTTCATGAACTTGGGGATCAGGCCGGGCTTGAGCCAGCAGTCCTGCTCGTCGAGCACCAGGAACGGCCGATGGGCCGCCTCGGGCAGCTGGGACAGGGCGATGAGCCGCAACCCCACGGACAGGATGTTGCAGACCGAGCCGCCCTGGCCGGACATGATGTCCTCGATCTCGTCCTCGCGCCCCTGGTTGCGGATCAGGAAATGGATCTGAAGGCGG
Proteins encoded:
- a CDS encoding nitroreductase family protein, yielding MITIDAQKCVRDGFCVQACPANLIRMDGGSVPEEIDGAADRCIRCGHCVAVCPTNALDNALTPAGDYFPTPEKRPDAEAMENLLVSRRSARSFRKKPVSREQLERLLETARRSPTASNSQKLSWTMIQDAQRLDRVRELSLEWMGGDPARSHYVESARQGRDVILRNATALAVVHGPADYAWTAIDGTIALTYMELLAATMGLGTCWAGLVTAASKAVPDLLPVLGVPEGSQVGGAIMLGHPRLKHLLIPPRNAARVTWL
- a CDS encoding ATPase involved in DNA repair-like protein, encoding MTVSADLSELRRARREAEGRLHRLSALGEQWHAEHGRVRGKLAEVREFLDLAPRASDTLEELSTALFGRILDEVEANLTHAIREILGQDRVVVTEREVKNNRLQIHFLIRNQGREDEIEDIMSGQGGSVCNILSVGLRLIALSQLPEAAHRPFLVLDEQDCWLKPGLIPKFMKLIQEIAARLELQLLVISHHPLDLFAGSADRIYELTPDREAGAVVKQVK